The Mycosarcoma maydis chromosome 22, whole genome shotgun sequence genome contains the following window.
TAGTCTTCCCAGAGGAGCAAAAAATCGAATGGGGCCGCATCAAGTCCAAGATATTGACAATGCACCGTCAGTACATAGCAGAGCGTGAGAGACTTGGTTAGACAGGCAGTGGTTTGCTCTTCGAGCACCTTTCAGAGGGCAGTCCAGTAAGTACAAAACAGTATTTTTGCTGAATGACTCCAAACAAGCTAGACTGACGATGACCTTTGGTTATCACAGGCACACCTCGAGCGCCGGCGATTGGTTGCAAAACATTCGTGGTTTGAGGACTGGCACAGGATGGCTAATAACCGTGGTGATACAACACGTTCAGAGGTATTTCAAGCAGGCTCCTATGATGCTGGAGATGCGTCAGACTCTGGTTCATGCAACAACACAGCAGGAAATCAGGAGGAAGGCATTGAGACTGACCTTGAAATCGATGGAACAGACGATGAGTTGGAGAGTGCATTGAATGGAAGAGGTTTGCCCTCTTTGGATCAATTGGCAGCCAGCTCTCAGGCCAGTCCTATGGGCAAAAGGCTGTTTAGACCAGTGACACCAAATGGCTCTGGTCGTCAAAGCTACATggaagatgaagatgcgGCAGAAGAGGAGCAATTAGTAGCTGACAGGCAGCAATCGGAGTCTCAGTCAAGCTCTCGGTCAAGAACACCCCTTCGTCCAGCGGCAAAGAGAGCAAGGACTTCACCTAGGAAGGCAGCAGAAATACGGGATGCATTGATTGCAACACTTGTACAGTCCAAGGAGGAGAGGAATCAGGCACGTatcaagaaggaagaggaaaagACAAAGCGAGAGAAGCTCAAGACACGGCGAGCTCTTGCTCAGGTGCAATTGGAGAAGGAGAGGCTCGATCGTGAggagaggtggaagcgagagGAGGTAGACCGGCAGGAGAGACAGAGACAAGAGGATCTTGCAAGGGAAGAACGAAGACGGAAAGAGGACAAGCAACATTCCAATGACCTGGCCTTACAGATTGTCGAGTTGCTCCAGTCTCGATCTCAGTCTCAGCATCAGGGCCTGAAATCCTCGGTCTCTTCGCTCCACGCCAACCCGTCCTGAGTCTAGTGCGTACCTCACCCTTCTTCCTACAACTGCCTAACGTAGGTACTAGGGATAATTCCCTGTCGGGTCTGATCATGAGACATCGCCCTCCACCAATCATCCGAGATGCTTTCGGTCAGATACACATGTTCTCCCTCCTTCGCAACAAGGTCGTCTTGGTCTGTTCCGTCGCCGTAATCGTAGAGCACTTGAGCTTTGCCTATCACACCGTCTGGCAGACTGCTTGTAGGCTGggctggagctggagctggagctggaaTGCCAGCAGCGGTCCTGGTCGGCGGCGGGAGGGTTCTTGATGCTGTAGATGGTGGTGTGGTCGCCTTTGGGACGCTTGAAGTAGAGCTTGTTCTGGAGCCCAAATTGATTTCTCGGATCGATCTACCACTGACTACACTGGCAGCGACGTTGAATCCCGGTTTCGTGCTAGCAGCCGGTGCAGGAGGCGGTGCACCCTTGGAAGCAAGACCGTTGCGAGAAAATTGGTCTCGGAGTGCGTTGCTCACCGCTGCGCTAGCCGCAGCTCCCGCTGCATTCCCCGCCGCAGATGTGGCTCGATCCGTCAGCCCTGCTACTCCTCGCTGTGTGGAGACAGGTGTAGCAGTGCTGCAAGATGAGGCAAGGCGATTTGGACGCGAAGCAAAGtactcgtcgagcagcgaaaAGAACGCCTGCTTCTCTTGTGCGGGTAGGTTGGCGATCATTGTGGATCGCGGCGTGCCAAGCAAAATGGCACGATCGCAAGCGCACGTCGCGTTCAGAAAGCCTTTTGCAAGATGGCCGACTCGAGACGCAAGTCGATGCAGTCACCAGATTCGTTGATGAGCACACCTCGTCGGAAGTGCGTCGATGAGGCGATCCAGGTTAGGTTCGCATCGATAGGACCGGGGAGTGCTGCgacaacaagcacgaagcatTCGTGGCGTGGGTTTGAGACCGCAACGCACGGGCATTTCGAACCctgaaatcacgaatcacgaatcacgaataatcgtgaatgtctcCACATTTTTATGTTTCGGGCTGTGCTCACAGcttgccattcgtgattctgtgatgGAACCCAcgcaccaatcacgaatcgtgaatcggcCAGAAATGCCATGCGTCGTCTTTACATCGTCTTCCACTGTGACGTTCAACGATCAGTCATTCTCAAACACGATCTTATCGATGGAAAAGTATTGAGAAGAGAACCACGGGACTAGAGTACAGAGTGCAGAAACACGATCGGCTATGGACAGAAAAGATGTCAAGAATGCATGGGTGCGTCAAGAGAATGGCTAGAAAGGAGTGCGAAAGAGGGTGGAGAAAGCAAGGGAAGCTTAGCTCTCTCACTTCTTGGGcttcttttctttcttttccttcttgtccttcttgtccttcttgtccttcttggaCTCCTTTGCCGCCTTTTTGGCCGCCTTCTCGACCTCCTTCTTTTTGTCTTTGTCGGAAGACTTGGATTTGGATTTCTTGTCCTTTttgtccttcttgctcttcttaTCTGCTGGATCTGTGACACctacagcagcaggcatctgctcctcgtcgtcattctcgtcgtcgtcatccgcaTCTTCGTCCATCAGATCGCCCGCAGCCTCCTCAATCGCCTTGATCGCCTTGCTCATAGCGTCCGAGTTCTTGCTCGGTGCCTTACCCGTTTCGTAGAATGCCAGACGCTCTTCCACCTGCACCGCCAGCACTTCACCGAACTTGGTGGTGGGCGTGTCGGAGAAGCAGTCGATGCGCGAAGCGATCGAGATCTTGTTGGCGAGGAAACGCGACATGCGACCCTTGTTCTTGGGCGCAGCACGTGCAATGGCAGAAGCGTGATAGATCAGACCGTACTTGGGCGTGTTGCCTTTGGTCTTGAGCGCACGGAAAAGCGCCTTTTCAGCACCCAAGATCTGTACCGTCGAGGCGGGGTACTTGGCCAGGTTGGTCAACGAACCAGCGTGACTGATGAGACGAGCACCGATGATCTCACCCAGAAGCGCTGAGAGGTTGGGCGCAACGAGGTGCATCTTTTCGATGAGATACTTGTGCATGTTTTTGCGGTACTCGCCAAGGTTGATGACGCGGTCGGCAAAGTTGAGAATGTTGtgcatgtcgagctcaccGATTTCTTGACCCATGCTAGCACGAGCGGCGTCGAGGATGTTCTTGGCGGTGGTTTCATCGCCGGAAAGAATGTCGGTCATGTCCTCGACGTCTTCTTCCGAGAGACGCTCCTTGTTGCGGATCAGCTTGGCAAGTTTGGCGTACGTGAGGTTGTCGGTGGTCAACTTGACAAGTTCGGGAAAGTGCCAGCCGTACCATTCGCGAACACGCATGGAAAAAGTGTTAACGTCCTTGTCAAGAGTGTCGAGCAAAGCAATCGCCTGAATGATCATGTTGTCACTTCGGTTGACGTTGAACTTGACTTTGGAACGCGAGTAACTGTGACCGAGACCGAGCTGCGCCTTGGCAAGATCGCCATCCGCCATAcccttgagcagcttctcAGCATGCTGACGAACACCACGGATGAGTTCGAGCGAGGTCTCGCCAGTGTCGCATGGGATGCCGAGCTCACCAACGATGGAAGAAGCCAGGTTCCTGTCCTGAACACCGAGAATGACGCTCTTCTTCTTACCAGACGAGAGGTTGAGTGTGAGGAGCGACTTGAGATAATCGTTGACAACACCTTCCGAAATGTCGAGTGAGGCTTGGAGTGCGTCGAGGGCGTTCTTGAAGGGCGAAAAGGAGAGAAGCTTGACCATTTTGCCGAAAGTGTTGACTTCATTGACGCTCTCCTGAACCGCACGCGTGAGCGAGCCGATCTCCTCGACGGCGGCAACCTCGAAGACGGCACATCCCGTGGCGCACTCGAAGAGGATGTGGGTTGGTGCGGACGACATGGTGACGATGGTATGAGACTAGCAAGATGAGGTTaggcgagctgctgcgtccAGTGTAGGAAAGGCTGCAagaaaagaagaaaagctGCGCACGAGGGCAACCGTGCCGAACGACAAAGCCGAACGAATGAATGAATGCAGCTGTGATGTGTAGTGCTGAGAACGTCTCTGCAGTCACGAGACGAAACGAGACAGGGATCCGATGTGGTGTTGTGAAGCGAGGGCAGCACAGCACTAATCTTCTGATGgcgaccaagctcgagctcaacaagctTTTGGACCTACAGAAAAAATTCCAGTTGGGATTCACTCAGGCAGTAACGACGAGTCGGTCTTCTTTTCCGCTTTGGCCTAATTTAGCTAACTTAGAACGCCTTTGCCAAAGACAAAAAAGAAAAatttgatttttttttttcttctcctcctccttcttcttttctGAGCTCAGAAGCGCAATCAAGcacaaagtcacgagttgcaaACAGACACAAGAAAGCTGCTCCAATttgaattcacgatggttgatcgtgaatcacgtGGAACGGTCTGTCTCAATCGGgaaacaagcacgaatggATCAAATCGGCGATGAAACGCTGCCAAAATGGTCATTAATTCCAACACAAAggcttcgtgcttgttcaAGCGGATGCGCGCgtaagtcacgagtcgtgagtggtgatCGAGTGTGCAGTGCCTCTCTGCCAGGCGTGAGTCTCTCTCAAAGTCAGAAGCAGGCGTGGCCAACAAGAAACGCTCAGACCGCGTCGTCAGTGCAGCGTGTGGAGCACTCACCACTGAGAGTAGCCAAGtgaaagtcacgagtgtcacTTTTTGGTGCACATTCCACTTTTCCTTTCCatatcgtcgtcatcatcgtctaCCTCGTTCAGCATTGCTCTAGCAGCCTTAATTGCCGAATCTTCACCTTCTACTACAGCACGACTGATATCTGGCGTTCGTCCTCGAAACGTTGAGCTTTCAACACCGAGACTCTCCCTTCCTTGGGTTTGCAAGCACTCCGCGCTCACAAGATTCGATCGTCTAGTGCTTAGTACAAACATACGCTCTCACAATGTCGCGCTCGTCGTACGACCGATATCTCACCATCTTCTCCCCGGACGGACGGCTGTACCAGGTCGAGTATGCCTTCAAGGCGATCAACACCGCCGGGCTAACTAGCATCGCCGTCCGTGGCAAAGACTGTTCCGTCGTTGTGGGGCAAAAGAAGGTCCccgacaagctcatcgatgCCTCGTCTGTCACCAACATCTTCAACCTCACTCCTGAGATTGGATGCATCATGACGGGTCGCGTCGCTGATGCTCGAGCGCAGGTGCAAAGGGCGAAAATGGAAGCGGCCGATTTCAAGTACAAGTACGGTTACGCCATCACACCCGatctgctcgccaagaGGATGGCCAACATGAACCAGGTGTATACGCAACGTGCTGCAATGAGGCCGTATGGTGTTTCAATGATTTTGGTCGGTATCGATGCCGAACGTGGACCTCAGATTTTCAAGATCGATCCAGCTGGATACTATGTCGGATTCCGAGCTACCGCTGCAGGTGTAAAGCAGACGGAAGCGACCAACTTTTTGGAAAAACAGTTCAAGAAgtcttccaccaccaccacggGTGATGCTGCCAGTGCGGTGCCCGAAGCACCAGCAGGCGCATCAGCTACAGACGCAGCGGCACTGGAAGCAGAACACATTTCGTCCAACTTGACCATGCAACAAACACTCGATCTCGCAGTCAACACGCTAGCTACGGTACTCGCACAGGACctcaagccaagcgagcTGGAAGTGGCCATCGTAGGTGGTCCCGACGCAGCCAAGGTCACTTTgggcggcgacgacgaaggCGGTATCGCACAATTGGATTCGAGCACGTTGTCAAAGGAGGTGCAACAGCAAAAGAGGTTTAGAAAGTTGAACGACGAAGAGATCTCGGTCATTTTGGAGAGGTTGGCTGAACGCGATTAGATGATTCAGATCTTGCTTTGGCAATGACGAATGGTTCAGAGAACGGTGGCGTTGCAAGCTTTGTGCGAGCGTGTGGTGCTCGGGCTGTTGCGGTGATTGTTGTCTAAGCGGCAAGAGCAACGCCTCACTCTTGGTCAACTGTTTGATTCCCCTGGGTGTGAGCGACGAATGTTGCATATCGGCTGGATGAGATGACAGCAATGGTGTGTAGAAAAACTCAGACTCAGGTTTGTCAGTGCTCGATTCGGCGAATGAGACCATGAACAGATCATTACAGAAGCTAGTTAGCCGCGCGCATCACACGCAAGGTAACAGCAAATTCAGCATGCACCATAGCAGCAAGCCTGTTTGTCAGTGTGGCGAATACAAAGACTTGAATCGAAAGCAGCTTTTTTTTGCACAGGCCAGCGTTCAAGTTCAGCTGCCAACGCTGAGGCATAAGCGTGAAGGATGGCGAAAGCAGCCTCTGTTGGAACTGTTCACGCATGGCAGTCGCAATCGTCAATATTGACCCACTGCCTGTGAATGTCAAAAGCGCAAccgacgattcgtgattctcacTTCACGGCATACGTTCACCGTGGTTTCTCACGCGCACGAGCACGCTCGTCTGAACAATACGTTTGACTGTGTCAAAGCAAGCATCTGCTTTCGAAATTCGCCAAACGACCTAGATTATGGGATGATCTAATGAGCCTCACGTCTCCTAGGAGCGCACTTGAGAATATCATCCACCCTGAGAATCAtctctgctgcttcggTAGCACTGACGACCACCTGGCGCTTCAACTTGTAGCTCTCCCTAACACCCTTTTGTTTCATATCCGCCACCTTGCCAACATCGAGGTCCAAGCCAGCCGTCTTGTTGCCTTGTTGATGGGCAGCTCTCAATTGggcgacgagctcgctgctgtcCAGACCGGCGTTGTCCGCCAAGATGGTCGGCAGCTGTCGTAGAGCTTTGGCGAAACTCTCGGTGGCAATCGCTTTCTTGCCAGACGTGCAACGTgcggcttcgtcgaccACTTTCGACATGGACATTTCGGCACACCCACCACCGAGCAGTACGCGCGTTTCGCCCACCGTCTGAGACAGCACCGACAGCGCATCGTGCAGAGATCgttcggcttcgtcgagcatctgaCTGGTGGCACCTCGCAGAACCACCGTGCACGCTTCGCCAGCAGCCACACCGCTAAACTTGATCAACTTGTCCTCGCCAATCATGACCTCCTGAATCTTACCACATGATCCCAACTTGACCAGATCCGGTCGATCAAATGTCGAGGCGATCTCACCACCCGTCACCAGTGCCAACCGTTCGACACCTTCGAAATCCGCATGCTCAATCGACATGATGCCTGCTTCCGCCAAGAGCGATTCCGGGTAGTTGTAGATCAACTGCCTGTTGACGAAACACGTTATACCGTgcgccttgatcttgtccaCCTTGGCCTTCATCTTTTCCCTCTCGGCACGTTCCAGTTCGGCCAACTTGCCCGTTCCCTCGACGCGAACACGTGCACCAAAcaccttgatcttgtccgTATCCATCGACGTGTTGGCGATAAGGATCTTGGCATTGCTGAGCGACTTGGGACAGTTGGTGCCGATCTTTTTGTTGAGGATGAAGCCTTCGTCGAGGTAAGAATCGGTAAGTTTGCCACCGGCTTTCTTGATGATCTGAATGTGCTCCAAGTTGGTCGACCCCTTGAGGCGCAACACTGCGTCGACGGCGAGATTCGCAAAGTAGTCTTTATCGGCCGAGAGTACTTTGGAGCTGAGCGTGGTGCGCGCAATGTTGAGCAGATCCTCGCGGAACGTGGCTGCGTCAGTGCCATGATCCTCAGCAGTATCTTCGAGCGCTTTCAGCGCGGCGGCCGAAGCGATGCGGTAGCCTTCGACGATGGTCTGCGGGTGAatgcgcatctcgatcaactTTTCGGCTTCCCGGAGCAactcagcagcaagcacgcaaACACTGGTGGTGCCATCACCAACTTCGTCATCCTGTACCTTGGAGATGTTGACGAGAATCTTGGCCGCAGCATTATCGAGATGGATCGATTTCAGGATGGTGGCACCGTCGTTGGTGACGACAATATCGTTGGATCCGACACTCTGAAGGATCTTGTTCATGCCTTTCGGACCAAGCGTAGTCTTGACCAGATCGCCGAGAGCGACTGCGCCGACAAAGGAGGATAGACGTGCATTCTCGGCTCGCTCCTGCGTAGCCTCTTGGGCAAAGATGGGTGCCGACATGGTTTGGGGCTATCAGAGTACGAGAGTTCCAGCAGCCGCCGCGCGAAACCTAGCTGAAAAGGCGCTGCTACGCTTACGTCACGATGAGTCGAACTGCTGTGTTGTGAATCCTGCTTTGACAGCCTATCCGCTTGAATGTGTAGAATGTGTCGATAATACGGCGAGCCTGATATCGCTTTTGATGGTGACGATCGAGTTGGTGGAACAAAGCAGCGACACTTGCAACTTGGGCCGAGCGAGTGTGTGTGAGCGTGCGCGCGGATCAGCAAAAAAaacaagtcacgagtcgtgagtgttgcaCTGCGTTCATTGAGCTTTCAAGAAGAACTGCGCTCgcactcacagactctctcttt
Protein-coding sequences here:
- a CDS encoding putative chaperonin containing TCP-1 complex subunit CCT2 produces the protein MSAPIFAQEATQERAENARLSSFVGAVALGDLVKTTLGPKGMNKILQSVGSNDIVVTNDGATILKSIHLDNAAAKILVNISKVQDDEVGDGTTSVCVLAAELLREAEKLIEMRIHPQTIVEGYRIASAAALKALEDTAEDHGTDAATFREDLLNIARTTLSSKVLSADKDYFANLAVDAVLRLKGSTNLEHIQIIKKAGGKLTDSYLDEGFILNKKIGTNCPKSLSNAKILIANTSMDTDKIKVFGARVRVEGTGKLAELERAEREKMKAKVDKIKAHGITCFVNRQLIYNYPESLLAEAGIMSIEHADFEGVERLALVTGGEIASTFDRPDLVKLGSCGKIQEVMIGEDKLIKFSGVAAGEACTVVLRGATSQMLDEAERSLHDALSVLSQTVGETRVLLGGGCAEMSMSKVVDEAARCTSGKKAIATESFAKALRQLPTILADNAGLDSSELVAQLRAAHQQGNKTAGLDLDVGKVADMKQKGVRESYKLKRQVVVSATEAAEMILRVDDILKCAPRRREAH
- a CDS encoding putative snoRNP complex protein NOP56, which produces MSSAPTHILFECATGCAVFEVAAVEEIGSLTRAVQESVNEVNTFGKMVKLLSFSPFKNALDALQASLDISEGVVNDYLKSLLTLNLSSGKKKSVILGVQDRNLASSIVGELGIPCDTGETSLELIRGVRQHAEKLLKGMADGDLAKAQLGLGHSYSRSKVKFNVNRSDNMIIQAIALLDTLDKDVNTFSMRVREWYGWHFPELVKLTTDNLTYAKLAKLIRNKERLSEEDVEDMTDILSGDETTAKNILDAARASMGQEIGELDMHNILNFADRVINLGEYRKNMHKYLIEKMHLVAPNLSALLGEIIGARLISHAGSLTNLAKYPASTVQILGAEKALFRALKTKGNTPKYGLIYHASAIARAAPKNKGRMSRFLANKISIASRIDCFSDTPTTKFGEVLAVQVEERLAFYETGKAPSKNSDAMSKAIKAIEEAAGDLMDEDADDDDENDDEEQMPAAVGVTDPADKKSKKDKKDKKSKSKSSDKDKKKEVEKAAKKAAKESKKDKKDKKDKKEKKEKKPKK
- a CDS encoding putative proteasome core particle subunit alpha 1, producing the protein MSRSSYDRYLTIFSPDGRLYQVEYAFKAINTAGLTSIAVRGKDCSVVVGQKKVPDKLIDASSVTNIFNLTPEIGCIMTGRVADARAQVQRAKMEAADFKYKYGYAITPDLLAKRMANMNQVYTQRAAMRPYGVSMILVGIDAERGPQIFKIDPAGYYVGFRATAAGVKQTEATNFLEKQFKKSSTTTTGDAASAVPEAPAGASATDAAALEAEHISSNLTMQQTLDLAVNTLATVLAQDLKPSELEVAIVGGPDAAKVTLGGDDEGGIAQLDSSTLSKEVQQQKRFRKLNDEEISVILERLAERD